The following proteins come from a genomic window of Anaerobutyricum hallii:
- a CDS encoding class C sortase, whose translation MRNKFVGILAVLLLAIGFLILNYPTLSTLYNQLHQGTVLTTYDDTVQKMNEEKKKKYWQEAKAYNERLAGTTPQLTDAFSDKGNKEDSDYNQILNLEEDTGVMGSIEIPKISVYLPIYHGTSAEVLERGVGHMEGTSFPIGGRSTHTVLTGHRGLPSAELFTNLDQIEENDIFYLHILDKTLAYKVYNIETVEPSNVESLAIQQGRDLATLVTCTPYGINSHRLLIHAMRVPYKGETKDAKEALKENLWQWLLKQKTLLVSVALLLLLLIYFIIQRIKARREKKRREMERRARRQRQIREKGGK comes from the coding sequence ATGAGAAATAAGTTCGTAGGAATACTGGCAGTTTTGCTACTTGCGATTGGATTTTTGATACTGAATTACCCGACGCTGAGTACTCTGTATAACCAGTTGCACCAGGGAACAGTATTGACAACATATGACGATACTGTCCAGAAGATGAATGAAGAGAAGAAGAAGAAATACTGGCAGGAAGCAAAGGCGTATAATGAACGGTTAGCGGGCACGACCCCACAGCTTACCGATGCCTTTTCTGATAAAGGAAACAAGGAAGACAGTGATTATAACCAGATCTTGAATTTAGAAGAAGATACCGGAGTTATGGGAAGTATCGAGATACCGAAGATTTCAGTGTATCTGCCGATTTACCACGGAACTTCCGCTGAAGTGCTAGAGCGTGGTGTCGGGCACATGGAAGGAACTTCTTTTCCGATAGGGGGAAGAAGTACCCACACCGTCCTTACAGGACACAGGGGACTTCCAAGTGCGGAACTCTTTACCAATCTTGATCAGATTGAAGAAAATGATATATTTTATCTTCATATCCTTGATAAAACTCTTGCGTATAAAGTTTATAACATTGAAACAGTCGAACCATCTAACGTAGAGAGCCTTGCGATACAGCAGGGAAGAGATTTAGCAACGCTTGTTACCTGTACACCGTACGGAATTAACTCACACAGGCTTTTGATCCACGCTATGCGTGTTCCATATAAAGGAGAGACAAAAGATGCGAAGGAAGCATTGAAAGAGAATTTATGGCAATGGCTTCTGAAGCAGAAGACATTATTAGTGTCTGTGGCACTGCTCCTGTTGCTGCTTATTTATTTTATCATACAGAGGATAAAGGCAAGGCGGGAGAAAAAACGTCGGGAAATGGAAAGGCGCGCAAGGCGTCAGAGACAGATCAGGGAAAAAGGAGGTAAATAG